A genomic window from Tolypothrix sp. PCC 7910 includes:
- a CDS encoding response regulator has product MTERVINILLVEDDEVDIMNVKRAFKKVNITNPIYLANNGLEALNMLRGHGEQPPAIPTERRLILLDLNMPKMGGIEFLQELRSDPRLKTTPVVVMTTSNQDQDRVEAYNLNVAGYILKPVTFSNFVEMMATLNRYWILCEMP; this is encoded by the coding sequence ATGACAGAAAGAGTAATTAACATTCTATTAGTGGAGGACGATGAAGTTGATATCATGAATGTCAAGCGGGCATTCAAGAAAGTTAATATTACTAACCCAATTTATTTAGCGAATAATGGGCTAGAAGCGTTAAATATGCTTCGCGGTCATGGTGAGCAACCACCTGCAATTCCTACAGAACGCCGCTTGATTTTACTAGATTTAAATATGCCGAAAATGGGCGGAATTGAATTTCTGCAAGAATTACGTTCTGACCCAAGATTAAAAACAACTCCTGTGGTTGTAATGACAACCTCAAACCAGGATCAAGACCGAGTAGAAGCCTATAACTTAAATGTTGCTGGCTATATCTTAAAGCCTGTCACATTCTCCAATTTTGTCGAGATGATGGCAACTCTTAACAGGTATTGGATATTGTGCGAAATGCCTTAA
- a CDS encoding AAA family ATPase, with translation MVFDDFRNNEGNSANNNRQNLLSSGWRPFQRDFDLAYFGQILFHDTHELTQKTINLASYYADALGRRDYSWWANILNVASDYTRGELQKFWNFITPEPLTPDNRYKEVLSTETPITQFVSRNSIPIDYVLNRLQEITVLRVLKILDRPDIITQYYSERDFYFPVEKFVNWERIDVINTVYAYWSQYDIWLQIDPYDRGRRQYTLMARDMATLISKATYDLAVMLSGYQSRVGKVNSQFPIRTFPADIQSFTDTVQQSILNQNQLAVVVHGEPGTGKTAWTQAVAQEILVPLGFVIFILDHDAITNFVPPTYLERICIIINEADNLAQNRAYEVAQYNNKTEHILSLLDGTLYQSVVDESGLQMKQRLVVLMTCNTTERLDPAMLRKGRVDLIYEFNQKFV, from the coding sequence ATGGTTTTTGATGATTTTAGAAATAACGAAGGCAATTCCGCAAATAACAACCGTCAAAACCTTTTAAGTAGTGGTTGGCGGCCATTTCAACGGGACTTTGATTTGGCATATTTTGGACAAATTCTTTTTCATGACACCCACGAATTAACCCAAAAAACTATTAACTTAGCAAGTTACTATGCTGATGCGTTAGGTAGAAGAGATTATAGTTGGTGGGCAAATATATTAAATGTAGCTTCCGATTATACAAGAGGAGAATTACAAAAATTTTGGAATTTTATTACCCCAGAACCGCTAACACCAGATAATCGCTATAAGGAAGTTCTGAGTACAGAAACTCCCATCACGCAATTTGTGAGCCGCAATAGTATTCCTATTGATTATGTACTCAATCGCTTGCAAGAAATCACTGTATTGCGAGTTTTAAAAATCTTAGACCGTCCTGATATTATTACTCAATATTATTCAGAACGTGATTTTTACTTTCCTGTTGAAAAATTTGTCAATTGGGAAAGGATAGATGTGATTAATACTGTTTACGCTTATTGGTCTCAATACGATATTTGGCTGCAAATTGACCCTTACGATCGCGGACGGAGACAATACACTTTAATGGCCAGAGATATGGCTACTTTAATTAGCAAAGCGACTTATGACTTAGCAGTGATGTTAAGTGGTTATCAAAGTCGTGTAGGTAAGGTAAACAGCCAATTTCCCATTCGCACATTTCCAGCAGATATTCAAAGCTTTACAGACACAGTACAACAGTCAATTCTCAATCAAAATCAATTAGCTGTTGTCGTACATGGAGAACCGGGTACAGGTAAAACTGCATGGACACAAGCAGTAGCCCAAGAAATTCTTGTACCTTTAGGCTTTGTCATTTTTATCTTAGATCATGATGCAATTACTAACTTTGTACCACCCACTTATTTAGAGAGAATTTGCATCATTATTAATGAAGCTGATAACTTAGCTCAAAATCGTGCTTATGAAGTGGCGCAGTATAACAATAAAACAGAACATATTCTGAGTTTATTAGATGGTACTTTATATCAAAGTGTAGTAGATGAATCTGGTCTGCAGATGAAGCAGCGTTTAGTTGTGTTGATGACTTGTAATACTACAGAAAGATTAGACCCGGCAATGTTACGCAAGGGCAGAGTAGATTTGATATATGAATTTAATCAAAAGTTTGTATAA
- a CDS encoding XisH family protein: MADKDLFHEAVKQALIKDQWIITADPLKIRIERVKFEIDLAAEKVLAADKEGRKIAIEIKSFLNSSAITDFHAALGQFLNYRLALQMTEPDRTLYLAVPIDTFESFFQERFIQESIKLYQVKLVIYNSLEEAIVEWKE; the protein is encoded by the coding sequence ATGGCGGACAAAGACCTATTTCATGAAGCTGTCAAACAGGCACTAATCAAGGATCAGTGGATTATTACAGCCGATCCGCTCAAAATCAGAATTGAGCGTGTCAAGTTTGAGATAGATTTAGCAGCAGAGAAAGTTTTAGCTGCTGATAAAGAAGGGAGAAAAATCGCCATTGAAATCAAAAGCTTTCTTAACAGTTCTGCGATTACTGACTTTCATGCAGCGCTGGGACAGTTTTTGAATTATCGCCTCGCTTTACAGATGACTGAACCAGATAGAACATTGTATTTAGCAGTTCCTATTGATACATTTGAGTCTTTTTTTCAAGAAAGATTTATTCAAGAATCAATCAAACTTTATCAAGTTAAGTTAGTTATATATAATTCGCTTGAGGAGGCTATTGTTGAATGGAAAGAATAG
- a CDS encoding hybrid sensor histidine kinase/response regulator produces the protein MEETLKILVVDDDEVDRMAVRRALKQAGVSMELSEVGVCNDAISTLKTTTYDCVFLDYRLPDADGLTLIQKLRALEIKVPIVVLTGQGDDQIAVELMKAGATDYLSKAKVSSEILAQVLRNAIRVHRAEMQAALAHQQLKESNEQLLRKNQELERQRQQIHLQNLRLLEASRLKSQFLATISHELRTPMNAIIGFSQILLRPKFGQLTNQQKDMVERILNNGKHLLMLLNEVLDFSKLEAGRLELKPELFDLTKIIDATVAEVSSLAEVKNLSLFVQTELENSLVFNDSSRIQQILVNLLSNAIKFTESGSVWVEVSELPTNDIAITVRDTGIGIASRDFKLIFEAFRQVDQSITRKYPGTGLGLAIVDSLVKMMDGKIILKSQLGVGSMFRIELPRQITLSTTKLDDNALKYDNDYIICSAQNPHQSHTESSQNLHKYHSESNRVSMGSPNVRF, from the coding sequence ATGGAAGAGACGCTGAAAATTTTGGTTGTAGATGACGATGAAGTAGACCGAATGGCAGTTCGACGTGCCCTGAAACAAGCAGGTGTGTCAATGGAACTGTCAGAAGTAGGTGTTTGCAATGATGCGATCTCTACCCTCAAAACTACTACTTACGACTGCGTTTTTCTTGACTATCGCTTACCAGATGCTGATGGTTTGACCCTGATTCAAAAATTACGCGCTCTAGAAATTAAAGTACCCATAGTAGTGCTTACAGGTCAAGGTGATGACCAAATTGCTGTTGAGTTGATGAAAGCCGGTGCTACAGATTATTTATCTAAAGCTAAAGTTTCATCAGAGATTTTGGCGCAAGTTTTGCGAAATGCAATTCGCGTTCATCGAGCAGAAATGCAAGCTGCTTTGGCTCATCAACAACTTAAAGAAAGTAACGAGCAACTGTTAAGAAAAAATCAAGAACTAGAAAGACAACGGCAACAAATTCATCTACAAAATTTAAGATTATTAGAGGCATCACGCTTAAAATCGCAGTTTTTGGCAACCATTTCCCATGAATTGCGAACTCCCATGAATGCCATTATTGGCTTTTCACAAATATTACTACGCCCCAAATTTGGACAATTAACTAATCAGCAAAAGGATATGGTAGAACGTATCCTGAATAATGGTAAACATTTGCTGATGTTATTAAACGAAGTTCTCGATTTTTCCAAATTAGAAGCTGGTAGGTTAGAGCTAAAGCCAGAATTATTTGATTTAACAAAAATAATTGATGCCACAGTTGCCGAAGTCAGTTCTTTAGCAGAAGTAAAGAATCTGTCTTTATTTGTGCAAACAGAGTTAGAAAATTCTTTAGTATTTAATGACTCTAGTCGTATCCAACAAATATTAGTTAATTTACTTTCTAACGCTATTAAATTTACTGAGTCTGGTAGTGTTTGGGTTGAGGTAAGTGAGCTACCTACTAACGATATTGCAATTACTGTGCGCGACACAGGAATTGGCATTGCATCTCGAGACTTCAAATTAATTTTTGAAGCCTTTCGCCAAGTCGATCAAAGTATTACTCGCAAATACCCTGGTACAGGTTTGGGTTTGGCAATTGTCGATTCTTTAGTCAAAATGATGGATGGCAAAATCATTCTGAAGAGCCAATTGGGTGTTGGCTCTATGTTTAGGATTGAATTGCCGCGTCAAATTACATTATCAACAACAAAACTTGATGATAATGCGTTAAAATATGATAATGATTATATTATTTGTTCTGCTCAGAATCCGCATCAATCTCATACGGAATCGAGCCAGAATCTTCATAAATATCATTCAGAATCCAACAGAGTATCGATGGGTTCTCCTAACGTAAGATTCTAA
- a CDS encoding response regulator transcription factor: protein MSEISIILIEDHDLTRMGLKAALQSQSGLKVIGEAANATQGLKLLETAKPDVAVVDIGLPDMDGIELTRKFKRQQAETGQATKILILTMDHTEDAVLAAFAAGADSYYMKETSISRLTEAIQATFTGNSWIDPAIANVVLRKMRQGLPTDTQASDKPKTVKIEALASEYEQVLETYPLTQRELEILELIVAGCSNGQIAEKLYITVGTVKTHVRNILNKLCADDRTQAAVRALRSGLVG, encoded by the coding sequence ATGAGTGAAATTAGCATTATTTTAATTGAGGATCACGATTTAACTCGGATGGGGCTAAAGGCTGCATTACAGTCCCAAAGTGGATTGAAAGTAATTGGTGAAGCAGCCAATGCCACTCAAGGATTAAAACTTTTAGAAACAGCTAAGCCAGATGTAGCGGTGGTAGATATTGGCTTACCTGACATGGATGGCATTGAACTTACCCGCAAATTTAAGCGCCAGCAAGCAGAAACCGGACAAGCCACAAAAATCCTCATCCTGACAATGGATCATACAGAGGATGCCGTACTAGCTGCATTTGCCGCTGGTGCAGACTCCTATTACATGAAAGAAACTAGTATTAGTAGATTAACCGAAGCCATTCAAGCAACATTTACAGGCAACTCTTGGATTGACCCTGCGATCGCCAACGTAGTATTACGGAAAATGCGGCAAGGTTTACCCACAGACACCCAAGCCAGCGATAAGCCGAAGACAGTGAAAATTGAGGCTTTAGCATCAGAATATGAACAAGTTTTAGAAACCTACCCCCTGACACAACGGGAATTAGAAATTTTGGAATTAATTGTTGCAGGTTGTAGCAACGGTCAAATTGCCGAAAAACTCTACATCACAGTTGGTACCGTCAAAACCCACGTTCGCAACATCCTGAATAAACTCTGCGCTGATGACCGGACACAAGCTGCTGTTCGCGCCTTGCGTTCGGGGTTAGTGGGGTGA
- a CDS encoding HAMP domain-containing sensor histidine kinase, with translation MSVAENSRVFRILAVDDTRDNLILVQTILESEGYEIEIVSDGITALEKVEQSSFDLILLDVMMPGMDGYEVTRRIRRNPELKKIYIPILLITAFHESSVVEGLDAGADDFIRKPFDTDELLARVRSLLRLKESLDEQRKMARQREDFVSRLTHDLRTPLVAADRMLYLFQEEAFCKISPEMKQAISVMIRSNQNLMQMVNTLLEVSRFEAGKKTLNWENCDLKETAQEVVSELSPLAMEKQLTLKVDTHQLDSLGDKAGVVMGDSLELRRVLSNLVGNAIKFTDTGGVEIRFSEEPYGPQKQTYLTIEVEDTGYGIAPEDQATIFERFRQGRNKRSGSGLGLHLSNRIVEAHSGKIEVNSVLGQGSKFTVRLPKNTEE, from the coding sequence ATGTCTGTTGCAGAAAATTCTCGAGTTTTTCGGATTCTGGCTGTTGATGATACTAGAGACAATCTCATATTGGTGCAAACAATTTTAGAGAGTGAAGGCTATGAGATTGAAATAGTATCTGATGGGATAACAGCTTTAGAAAAAGTTGAACAATCATCATTCGATTTGATTTTGTTAGATGTGATGATGCCAGGTATGGATGGCTATGAAGTTACACGCCGCATTCGTAGAAATCCAGAACTTAAGAAAATATATATCCCAATTTTGTTGATTACTGCTTTTCATGAATCCAGCGTAGTCGAAGGATTAGACGCTGGTGCTGACGACTTTATTCGCAAACCATTTGATACAGATGAACTTTTAGCCAGAGTGCGATCGCTCTTACGCCTCAAAGAGAGTCTTGACGAACAAAGAAAAATGGCTCGTCAGCGAGAAGACTTTGTTTCCCGCCTCACCCATGATTTGCGAACACCCTTAGTAGCCGCCGATCGGATGCTGTATTTATTTCAGGAAGAAGCTTTCTGTAAAATCTCTCCTGAGATGAAACAGGCGATCAGCGTCATGATTCGCAGTAACCAAAATTTGATGCAAATGGTAAATACCCTCCTAGAAGTTTCTCGCTTCGAGGCTGGAAAAAAAACCTTGAACTGGGAGAATTGCGACCTCAAAGAAACAGCACAAGAAGTAGTCAGCGAACTGAGTCCTTTAGCAATGGAGAAACAGTTAACTCTAAAAGTAGACACTCATCAATTAGACTCGCTTGGAGACAAAGCTGGTGTAGTTATGGGTGACAGTTTAGAACTGAGAAGAGTTTTAAGCAATTTAGTAGGAAACGCCATTAAGTTTACAGATACAGGCGGCGTAGAAATTCGCTTTTCTGAAGAACCTTATGGGCCGCAAAAGCAAACTTATCTCACAATTGAAGTTGAAGATACAGGCTATGGAATTGCACCTGAAGACCAAGCAACAATTTTTGAGCGCTTTCGTCAAGGTAGAAATAAACGCTCCGGAAGCGGTTTAGGTTTGCACTTATCAAACCGAATTGTAGAAGCACACAGCGGTAAAATTGAGGTTAATTCTGTTCTAGGTCAAGGAAGCAAATTTACAGTACGCTTACCCAAGAATACCGAGGAATAA
- a CDS encoding sigma 54-interacting transcriptional regulator: MTSPDTVIWLQERTALEILSPTVLEAIAQVMELQVVPANTTLVSEGTPPQALYIVQNGQLESETSQTNLALPRGFLPGEVIHLKELLLDELTPFAITTLSECQLWVVPAAKFRELVTQYPEINQAFFRLLAQELAQVTSALSYEQERAVALRPYLVTKAQRGIVGTSRYAVRLREQIREASSDRKSVEIFGEPGLEKDNIATLIHFSSPKRREPIIKINCGILQTSGAELFGRAGGKPGLLEWLGEGSLILNNIQELPQELLPEVAQLLQTNTYTPISRPGEPKAEPLSTQARIFIVSEKADSQIERCIGHVIKVPPLRVRKADIKAQVEYYSSLYSRARGLEKQRITPEALRRLQAYDFPGNLKELKNLVERAIVQAGEGKELTEEIFWSAEPQKKQFRVNLLNAYPGLRRFLRSDWWPDRINYGFTFAAFAFLVGVLFIGPQTRDRNFALNLFWAWWWPFFLFLFPFLGRIWCSICPFMIYGEITQKLSLWLFPRKLQRWPREKAEKWGGWFLFGLFTLIFLWEELWKLEDTAYLSACLLLLITAGAMIFSAIFERRFWCRYLCPIGGMNGLFAKLSMTELRAQQGICSASCTTYQCYKGGPQKGEGMETNGCPLYSHPAQLEDNRDCVLCMTCLKACPHRSVEFNLRPPGIELWTTHIAHNYEVALLFLLLGGVYLHRLPELQAWLGLNVDLTIFWQHLGLSLLVLIVPAAICLVAYGLTQLFNSGRKPKKFIELAYGYLPLVLGGNFAHYLHLGLGEGGRILPITFATFGFNGEQLPVLIAHPAVIDFLQGSTLILSVLLTVVLTQNIARQPLKALLWQHLAAIGLAASMWMIIVF, from the coding sequence ATGACATCTCCAGATACAGTGATTTGGCTACAAGAACGCACAGCTTTAGAAATTCTCTCACCTACGGTTTTAGAAGCGATCGCTCAGGTGATGGAGTTACAAGTTGTGCCAGCTAACACTACTCTAGTAAGCGAAGGTACTCCTCCGCAAGCACTTTATATTGTCCAAAATGGTCAATTAGAAAGTGAAACTAGTCAAACTAACTTAGCTTTACCTCGAGGATTTCTCCCAGGAGAAGTAATTCACCTTAAAGAATTACTGTTAGATGAATTAACGCCATTCGCAATTACTACCCTCTCAGAATGTCAATTATGGGTTGTACCTGCGGCTAAATTTCGCGAGTTAGTAACTCAATACCCAGAAATTAATCAGGCTTTTTTCCGGCTATTAGCGCAAGAATTGGCACAGGTAACATCGGCTTTAAGCTACGAACAAGAACGGGCTGTAGCTTTACGTCCATATTTAGTCACCAAGGCGCAACGGGGAATTGTTGGTACAAGTCGGTATGCAGTACGTCTACGGGAACAGATTCGAGAAGCTAGTAGCGATCGCAAATCTGTAGAAATCTTTGGCGAACCAGGGTTAGAAAAAGATAATATCGCTACTTTAATTCACTTTAGCTCTCCAAAGCGGCGAGAACCAATTATTAAAATTAATTGTGGCATTCTGCAAACCAGTGGTGCAGAGTTATTCGGCCGCGCTGGCGGAAAACCAGGACTGTTGGAATGGTTGGGGGAAGGTAGTTTAATTCTCAATAATATCCAAGAATTACCCCAAGAATTATTACCCGAAGTCGCCCAGTTACTCCAAACAAATACATATACTCCCATTAGTCGCCCTGGAGAACCAAAAGCTGAACCTCTTAGTACTCAAGCCAGAATTTTCATTGTTTCCGAAAAAGCTGACTCTCAGATTGAACGATGTATTGGTCATGTGATTAAAGTACCACCGCTACGGGTACGCAAAGCTGATATTAAAGCACAGGTGGAATATTACTCCAGTCTCTACAGCCGCGCTAGAGGTCTGGAAAAACAGCGTATTACCCCCGAAGCCTTACGCCGCTTGCAAGCTTACGATTTTCCCGGTAATCTCAAAGAATTGAAGAATTTAGTAGAAAGAGCGATAGTCCAGGCAGGAGAAGGAAAAGAACTTACAGAAGAGATATTTTGGTCAGCCGAACCCCAGAAAAAGCAATTTCGCGTTAATTTATTAAATGCTTATCCTGGTTTGCGGAGGTTTTTGCGTAGTGACTGGTGGCCCGATCGCATTAATTATGGTTTTACCTTTGCAGCCTTTGCTTTTTTGGTAGGTGTATTATTTATTGGCCCCCAAACACGCGATCGCAATTTTGCTTTAAATCTCTTTTGGGCTTGGTGGTGGCCGTTCTTTCTGTTTCTGTTCCCTTTTCTAGGGCGTATTTGGTGTTCTATCTGCCCGTTTATGATTTATGGTGAAATTACGCAAAAATTATCGCTGTGGTTGTTTCCCAGAAAACTTCAGCGTTGGCCCAGAGAAAAAGCGGAGAAATGGGGCGGCTGGTTTTTATTTGGCCTATTTACCCTAATTTTCCTATGGGAAGAACTCTGGAAATTAGAAGATACAGCTTACCTCTCAGCTTGCTTGCTGCTATTAATTACCGCTGGGGCAATGATATTTTCCGCCATTTTTGAGCGCAGATTTTGGTGCCGCTATCTTTGTCCCATCGGCGGCATGAATGGTTTATTTGCTAAACTATCCATGACAGAACTCCGCGCCCAGCAAGGTATCTGTTCCGCCAGCTGCACCACTTATCAATGCTATAAAGGCGGCCCGCAAAAAGGTGAGGGGATGGAAACAAACGGCTGTCCTTTGTACTCTCATCCTGCACAATTAGAAGATAACAGAGATTGCGTGTTGTGCATGACTTGCCTGAAAGCCTGTCCCCATCGTTCCGTCGAGTTTAACCTACGTCCCCCAGGTATTGAACTATGGACAACTCACATAGCCCACAACTATGAAGTAGCACTATTATTTTTGCTCTTGGGTGGTGTATATCTGCATCGACTGCCAGAATTACAAGCTTGGTTAGGTTTAAACGTAGATTTAACAATTTTTTGGCAGCATTTAGGATTATCTCTGCTAGTCTTGATAGTTCCAGCAGCAATTTGCTTAGTAGCTTATGGCTTAACGCAACTGTTTAATTCAGGGCGGAAACCTAAAAAATTTATTGAGCTTGCTTATGGTTACCTACCATTAGTATTAGGAGGTAACTTTGCCCATTATCTGCATCTAGGCTTAGGAGAAGGTGGGCGGATTCTTCCCATAACTTTTGCTACCTTTGGCTTCAATGGAGAACAGTTACCAGTCTTGATAGCACACCCCGCAGTCATCGACTTTTTGCAAGGCAGCACCCTGATATTATCCGTGTTGTTAACCGTAGTATTAACGCAAAACATTGCGCGTCAACCTCTGAAAGCCCTGCTTTGGCAGCACTTAGCAGCGATTGGGCTGGCTGCTAGTATGTGGATGATTATCGTTTTTTAA
- a CDS encoding PAS domain S-box protein → MERYQQTKAGIKEIERPMRAIFNQSFEFIALLEPDGILIDINQTALDFGGLSSNDVVGLPLWEASWWQINKATQVKIREAIAIAASGEFVQNRVEILGCGNTVATLDFTIRPIKNQSGRIILLIFKGRDLGDRKSLNSEHSVTAKIENANTQLPFDADIFHNIPFGLQIWHLAKTNNINSLQLLAANPVASKLMGINLSDYIGKSITEFSPDQLILNQANIELYAKVALSGKGEVKQIDYCNQNTPYSFFNVRVFPLSNRCVGVAYDHIAHCQLTEQALQESEQRFQIMANNAPMMIWMSGLDKLCNFFNQNWLEFTGRTMEQELGNGWSQGVHPEDLQYCLATYITAFDNRQTFSMEYRLRRFDGEYRWILDNGTPRFTTDGTFAGFIGSCIDITHHKQIEQTLQQRAEELSRSNQILAQTTTILQKRNQELDQFAYVASHDLKAPLRAIASLSEWLEEDLKGQLPPENQQQLRLLRGRVRRMESLINALLEYSRIGRIQTPSSQVNVGVLLKEVIDSLQPPATFQIEIASKMPTLIAKRLPLQQVFANLISNAIQHHSRIDGMVNISVEDRGKYYEFTIADDGPGIPSEYHDKIFTIFQTLESRDRKENTGIGLAIVKKIVETEGGTISLESAVNQGSSFRFTWPKQPDE, encoded by the coding sequence ATGGAAAGATATCAACAAACTAAAGCTGGCATAAAAGAAATTGAGCGACCAATGAGGGCAATATTTAACCAAAGTTTTGAATTTATTGCTCTCTTAGAGCCGGATGGCATTCTGATTGATATTAATCAGACAGCTTTAGATTTTGGCGGACTGAGTAGTAATGATGTGGTCGGTTTGCCTTTATGGGAAGCTAGTTGGTGGCAGATAAATAAAGCAACTCAGGTAAAAATCCGGGAAGCGATCGCCATTGCGGCTAGTGGTGAATTTGTGCAAAATCGAGTAGAGATTTTGGGATGTGGTAATACAGTCGCTACTCTAGATTTTACGATTCGCCCGATTAAAAATCAAAGTGGGCGAATTATTTTGTTAATTTTCAAAGGTCGAGATTTAGGCGATCGCAAATCATTAAATAGCGAACACAGCGTTACCGCAAAGATAGAAAATGCTAACACTCAATTGCCATTTGATGCCGATATATTTCACAATATTCCCTTCGGTTTACAGATTTGGCATTTAGCAAAAACCAATAATATTAACTCCTTACAATTATTAGCAGCTAATCCGGTTGCTAGTAAGTTGATGGGCATAAATTTATCAGATTATATTGGGAAATCAATTACAGAATTTTCTCCTGACCAGTTGATATTAAATCAGGCAAATATCGAACTTTATGCCAAAGTAGCCCTTTCTGGTAAAGGCGAAGTTAAACAAATTGATTACTGCAATCAAAATACTCCCTATAGTTTTTTCAATGTCAGAGTATTTCCCTTATCAAATCGTTGCGTAGGTGTCGCCTACGATCATATTGCTCATTGTCAGTTAACAGAACAAGCATTACAAGAAAGTGAGCAAAGATTTCAAATCATGGCTAATAATGCACCGATGATGATTTGGATGTCGGGATTAGATAAACTGTGCAATTTCTTTAATCAAAACTGGCTGGAATTTACTGGTCGGACAATGGAGCAAGAATTAGGTAATGGCTGGTCGCAGGGAGTACATCCCGAGGATTTGCAATATTGTTTAGCAACTTATATAACAGCCTTTGACAATCGCCAAACATTTAGTATGGAGTATCGCCTGCGACGGTTTGATGGTGAATATCGCTGGATATTAGATAACGGTACTCCCAGATTTACAACAGATGGTACTTTTGCTGGCTTTATCGGTTCATGTATTGATATTACCCATCACAAACAAATTGAACAGACTTTACAACAACGAGCTGAGGAACTTTCACGCTCTAACCAAATTCTGGCGCAAACCACCACAATTTTGCAAAAGCGCAATCAAGAACTCGACCAATTTGCTTACGTTGCTTCCCATGATTTAAAAGCACCTTTAAGGGCGATCGCTAGTCTTTCGGAATGGTTAGAAGAAGACCTCAAGGGACAACTACCCCCAGAAAATCAGCAGCAGTTGCGTTTGCTACGTGGGAGAGTGCGACGCATGGAATCACTAATTAACGCCTTGCTGGAATATTCCCGCATTGGACGCATTCAAACACCATCTTCTCAGGTAAACGTGGGTGTATTGCTCAAAGAAGTCATTGACTCTTTACAACCACCAGCAACTTTTCAAATTGAAATTGCCAGTAAAATGCCTACTTTGATTGCTAAACGCCTACCTCTGCAACAAGTATTTGCAAATTTAATTAGCAATGCCATTCAGCATCACTCCCGAATAGATGGTATGGTCAACATATCAGTTGAAGACAGAGGAAAATACTATGAATTTACCATTGCTGATGATGGGCCAGGCATCCCCTCTGAGTATCACGATAAAATATTTACGATCTTCCAAACTTTAGAATCGCGCGATCGCAAAGAAAATACTGGCATTGGTTTGGCGATCGTCAAAAAAATTGTGGAAACAGAAGGAGGTACGATTAGCTTAGAATCCGCAGTCAATCAAGGGAGCAGTTTTCGTTTTACCTGGCCCAAGCAACCTGATGAGTAA
- a CDS encoding XisI protein, producing the protein MERIEQYRQCIEALLNSHADFNSSNLDIESQLILDTKNDHYQLLELGWEGMKRVYNCVMHLDIKDSKIWVQRNMTDVDIAQELVEMGVKKEDIVLGLHPPYKRPYTGYGVA; encoded by the coding sequence ATGGAAAGAATAGAACAGTATCGCCAATGTATTGAAGCACTGTTAAATTCTCATGCCGATTTTAACTCTAGTAATTTAGATATAGAATCTCAGTTAATTCTTGATACAAAAAACGATCATTACCAATTGTTAGAACTTGGTTGGGAGGGGATGAAGCGAGTTTATAACTGTGTAATGCATTTAGACATCAAGGATAGCAAAATTTGGGTTCAGCGCAACATGACAGATGTTGATATTGCCCAGGAATTAGTAGAGATGGGTGTAAAAAAAGAAGATATTGTCTTGGGGTTACATCCACCTTATAAGCGTCCCTATACAGGATATGGTGTGGCTTAG
- a CDS encoding response regulator → MLAHPFMSDEKKQNSPQPLILAVEDHDDNLVLMSYALDSLGCRFICQKDSTNTVLVAKEYQPDLIILDILLPTISGIDVVRYLKQESLTCNIPVLAVTALASNEDKERILKAGFDAYLSKPYMIEELEAVIRRLLCGKLDSPSGFELCRECFDSL, encoded by the coding sequence ATGTTAGCACATCCATTCATGAGTGATGAAAAGAAGCAAAACTCTCCGCAGCCTTTAATTTTGGCAGTCGAAGATCATGATGATAATCTCGTGTTGATGAGTTATGCTCTTGATTCACTTGGTTGTAGATTCATTTGTCAGAAAGATAGTACAAATACAGTATTAGTTGCTAAAGAGTACCAGCCAGATTTAATTATTTTAGATATTTTATTGCCTACTATCAGTGGTATAGATGTAGTACGTTATTTAAAGCAAGAGTCACTCACTTGTAACATCCCTGTATTAGCAGTCACAGCTTTAGCTAGCAATGAAGATAAAGAACGCATTCTCAAGGCTGGTTTTGATGCCTACCTCAGTAAACCTTATATGATTGAGGAATTAGAGGCTGTTATACGTCGTCTACTTTGTGGGAAGCTTGATTCCCCATCAGGTTTTGAATTATGTAGAGAATGTTTTGATAGTTTGTAA